A window of the Tropheryma whipplei str. Twist genome harbors these coding sequences:
- the thyX gene encoding FAD-dependent thymidylate synthase, whose product MDPVFLSEITVELVKHSASDSDVVFSARVSTLGSFVAVTDCLSNRDIGLITFLMRERHGSPFEHSHMTFRISAPIFVFREFMRHRIASYNEESGRYKNLDPVFYIPDEKRKLVQIGAPGAYKFEEGTSEQYGLLIEEMKELSLAAYDTYKRLLACGIAREVARMILPLNLYSTMYVTINARSLMNFLSVRTSRANSAFHSYPQREIELCADRIEEIWKGLMPETHAAFEKQGRVAP is encoded by the coding sequence TTTCGGCAAGGGTTTCTACACTAGGCTCTTTCGTGGCAGTGACTGACTGCCTTTCGAATCGGGATATTGGGCTGATTACCTTTTTGATGCGCGAACGACACGGCTCTCCTTTTGAGCATAGTCATATGACTTTCAGAATTAGCGCTCCGATATTTGTTTTTCGTGAGTTTATGCGCCACAGGATTGCAAGTTACAACGAAGAGTCTGGGCGTTATAAAAACCTTGATCCTGTTTTTTATATCCCTGATGAAAAGCGTAAACTTGTCCAAATTGGCGCTCCAGGTGCTTATAAATTCGAAGAGGGAACTTCTGAGCAATACGGTCTTTTAATAGAGGAGATGAAAGAATTATCGCTTGCGGCATACGATACCTACAAGAGGCTTCTTGCCTGCGGTATAGCTCGCGAAGTCGCTCGCATGATTCTACCCCTGAATCTCTATTCAACAATGTACGTGACCATAAATGCCAGATCTCTGATGAATTTTCTGAGTGTTAGAACCTCGCGCGCCAATAGTGCTTTTCACTCCTATCCACAGAGGGAAATTGAATTATGTGCTGATCGAATTGAGGAAATATGGAAAGGTCTTATGCCCGAAACTCACGCAGCATTTGAAAAACAGGGCAGGGTTGCTCCTTAA